A genomic window from Coriobacteriia bacterium includes:
- a CDS encoding GAF domain-containing protein yields MWLVDETTGTLRLIHAEGPSRPDSTPVPIEGTVLGSASTLGVAQLEPILRVRTTESDSVVWRYALPLVAGESTGVAAVDFKGPKRPDTERLTPVAGAMRGILAGALALQVARTETAAARALAETSRDLARMLDPDDVISMTLDRAMALGGAQTGSVMLLGAEGRMRIAASRGLPPDVVEVADVAEGEGIAGWVLASKQSLVVEDLDNSSSANSHRHGVRSAVCVPIADDDGVLGVLNVGSRTFHARFSQSHLLALESLGRTTAVALRNARAASVARDLYFDTLKALAIAMEAKDPYSLGATDKVLDCAMTLGEAMALQPTELDALRVAALLHDIGMTAAGDVVSVRDRQLSTVEWGLLKVHPVIAAEILAKAPALSAAVPIVFHHHEHFDGGGYVGGIAGAQIPIGARILAVADAYIAMISPRPYRSALTRSQAIAELTEHAGSQFDPAVVQTFTELLGAGRIAASRPG; encoded by the coding sequence GTGTGGCTGGTAGACGAAACGACCGGCACACTGCGGCTCATTCACGCCGAGGGGCCGTCTCGGCCGGACTCCACACCAGTGCCGATAGAGGGCACCGTCCTGGGCTCGGCCTCAACGCTTGGGGTCGCGCAGCTCGAACCGATTCTTCGCGTTCGCACGACAGAGTCCGATTCCGTCGTGTGGCGCTACGCACTACCGCTGGTCGCCGGCGAGTCAACGGGCGTTGCTGCGGTCGACTTCAAGGGTCCGAAGCGTCCAGACACCGAGCGGCTCACGCCGGTTGCCGGAGCGATGCGTGGGATTCTGGCCGGCGCGCTGGCGCTTCAGGTCGCCCGGACCGAGACCGCCGCCGCGCGCGCACTCGCCGAGACCTCGCGCGATCTGGCACGCATGCTCGATCCCGACGACGTTATCTCCATGACGCTCGATCGCGCGATGGCCCTGGGCGGCGCTCAAACCGGAAGCGTCATGTTGCTGGGCGCCGAAGGGCGCATGCGCATCGCTGCATCGCGAGGCCTGCCGCCCGACGTCGTCGAGGTAGCTGACGTAGCGGAGGGCGAGGGGATTGCGGGCTGGGTACTTGCGAGCAAGCAGTCGCTGGTCGTAGAGGACCTGGACAACTCGAGTTCGGCAAACAGCCATCGCCACGGGGTTCGCTCGGCGGTGTGCGTGCCGATCGCGGACGATGACGGCGTCCTGGGCGTTCTGAATGTGGGGAGCCGAACTTTCCACGCGCGCTTCTCGCAGTCGCATCTGCTGGCGCTCGAGTCGCTCGGGCGCACGACCGCAGTCGCACTTCGCAACGCACGTGCTGCTTCGGTGGCCCGCGATCTGTACTTCGACACGCTCAAGGCACTCGCAATCGCGATGGAGGCAAAGGATCCGTACTCCTTGGGCGCGACCGACAAGGTACTCGATTGCGCTATGACGCTGGGCGAGGCGATGGCCCTTCAGCCCACCGAGCTCGATGCACTGCGCGTTGCGGCGCTGCTGCACGACATCGGGATGACCGCCGCAGGAGACGTCGTTTCGGTTCGAGACAGGCAGCTGTCGACGGTCGAGTGGGGACTCCTTAAGGTCCATCCGGTCATAGCCGCTGAGATCCTGGCCAAAGCGCCGGCATTGAGCGCAGCCGTACCGATCGTCTTCCATCACCACGAGCACTTCGACGGTGGTGGCTATGTGGGAGGCATCGCCGGCGCCCAGATTCCCATCGGCGCGCGAATCCTCGCCGTCGCCGACGCCTACATCGCAATGATCTCTCCACGTCCGTACCGCAGTGCCCTGACGCGCTCTCAGGCGATCGCCGAGCTTACCGAGCACGCAGGGTCTCAGTTCGACCCGGCCGTAGTGCAGACCTTCACCGAGCTCTTGGGGGCGGGCCGCATCGCCGCGTCACGCCCCGGGTAG
- a CDS encoding PASTA domain-containing protein, with protein sequence MNTFTQDSLYGDDSLDDSSTDGDAAEVSETDESEATDNDATDAGEAHDAERADYSEADATPEHMTQVLTDPGQEAVDAFFGPVRLDRPRLDRPPLIPRAVWITLGSIALIALLAIGGWFWSTRLATISVPSVTGIDVGVARTRLADQGLKLAISEQRFSTQPAQTVLSQTPDANTQLKQGDTVTVIVSTGTEQFALPDVIGNGLLLAQGRLETKGLEVRVETEPSQLPSDTVLSSNPAPGQSVHTGDIVRLTVASPGPTTQLLLPYDMRGVTVVLDPAPVNDALGDVPLDVARRVRSLIEASHGVVRTTRALADTSTLEAVPARAQRAANGASTVAVGLSASNVGSGGLVVFSPSPVLPHASESAKLASRLASDLATEAGSVSSSTSTTDTVLGATNAPWSRVQLGSYASREDAAKFADPNWEDEVARAIYRSIGALYGRKPAGS encoded by the coding sequence ATGAACACATTCACTCAAGACAGCCTATATGGCGACGACTCACTCGACGATTCCTCAACCGACGGCGACGCCGCGGAAGTGAGCGAGACGGACGAGTCTGAGGCCACGGACAACGACGCCACGGACGCCGGCGAGGCGCACGACGCCGAACGCGCTGACTACTCTGAGGCCGACGCCACGCCCGAGCACATGACGCAGGTCTTGACCGACCCAGGCCAAGAGGCTGTCGACGCGTTCTTCGGGCCCGTTCGACTCGATCGGCCGCGACTCGATCGGCCGCCGCTGATTCCTCGTGCCGTGTGGATCACGCTCGGCAGCATCGCACTCATTGCGCTCCTCGCGATAGGCGGGTGGTTTTGGTCCACTAGGCTGGCCACCATCAGCGTGCCTTCGGTGACCGGCATCGACGTGGGCGTTGCCCGTACCCGCCTGGCCGACCAAGGGCTCAAGCTCGCCATCTCCGAGCAACGGTTCTCGACGCAGCCTGCCCAGACGGTCCTGTCCCAGACGCCTGACGCGAACACCCAGCTGAAGCAGGGCGACACCGTGACTGTGATCGTGTCGACGGGCACCGAGCAATTCGCCCTGCCGGACGTGATCGGCAATGGGCTGCTTCTCGCACAAGGTCGACTCGAGACCAAGGGCCTTGAGGTTCGCGTCGAGACTGAGCCATCGCAGCTGCCGAGCGACACCGTGCTCTCAAGCAACCCCGCACCGGGCCAGTCGGTTCACACCGGCGACATCGTGCGGCTCACCGTCGCCTCTCCGGGGCCTACCACCCAACTGCTTCTGCCGTACGACATGCGCGGCGTCACCGTCGTACTCGATCCTGCGCCGGTCAACGACGCTTTAGGCGACGTGCCCCTTGACGTTGCGCGCCGCGTTCGTTCGCTCATCGAGGCGTCGCACGGGGTCGTGCGCACCACCCGCGCGCTCGCCGACACCAGCACGCTCGAGGCCGTACCCGCACGCGCTCAGCGAGCGGCCAACGGCGCCTCAACCGTTGCGGTCGGACTGTCGGCGAGCAATGTGGGTTCCGGCGGACTGGTCGTCTTCTCTCCGTCTCCGGTCCTCCCGCACGCCTCCGAGTCGGCCAAGCTGGCGTCTCGGCTCGCATCGGATCTCGCCACGGAGGCCGGTTCGGTCTCGTCGTCGACGTCAACGACCGACACGGTCCTCGGGGCGACCAACGCTCCGTGGTCGCGCGTTCAGCTCGGCTCGTATGCGTCGCGTGAAGACGCGGCGAAGTTCGCAGACCCGAACTGGGAGGACGAGGTGGCGCGCGCCATCTACCGCTCCATTGGGGCTCTGTACGGTCGCAAACCTGCCGGCAGCTAG
- a CDS encoding Asp23/Gls24 family envelope stress response protein: MPKPVPGCVNIANDVLADLSGYAALESYGIVGMASQTLRDGVAQLLPAAKLRKGVKVVSTDEGIVADLYVIIEFGTNLAEVSHNLANRVRYVLENTADVRVANVDVHVQGVKVRTP; the protein is encoded by the coding sequence ATGCCCAAGCCTGTTCCAGGCTGTGTGAACATCGCGAACGACGTTCTTGCCGACCTGTCCGGTTATGCCGCTCTTGAGAGTTACGGCATCGTCGGCATGGCGAGCCAGACGCTCCGCGACGGCGTGGCGCAGCTCCTGCCTGCCGCTAAGTTGCGCAAAGGAGTCAAGGTCGTCTCTACCGACGAGGGAATCGTTGCCGACCTCTACGTCATCATCGAGTTCGGAACCAACCTCGCCGAGGTCTCCCACAATCTCGCCAATCGTGTCCGCTACGTGCTCGAGAATACTGCGGACGTCAGAGTGGCCAACGTCGATGTGCACGTGCAGGGCGTCAAAGTCCGCACGCCGTAA
- the thiT gene encoding energy-coupled thiamine transporter ThiT: MRSQRILTLVEIALTIALSAVLSLVAARLPINVAGGTISFAMLPILVLALRRGVWAGVIAGVGFGMIDYLIEPFFVAYAQVVLDYGVAFAAVGLAGLGSGVYKRAVLANPKTGLVAALPFILLGGVGRFGAAWLSGVIFFGQNAPAGQAVWLYSLVYNLSYLVPSLILCIVGAALVLPALETAVPSTPRVAVPTL, translated from the coding sequence ATGCGCTCGCAAAGAATCCTCACCCTGGTCGAGATTGCGCTCACGATCGCCCTGTCGGCGGTGTTGAGCTTGGTAGCCGCTCGTCTACCTATCAATGTGGCTGGCGGCACGATCTCCTTCGCGATGCTTCCGATCCTCGTCCTCGCGCTTCGGCGCGGGGTCTGGGCAGGGGTGATCGCTGGAGTTGGTTTCGGCATGATCGACTACCTCATCGAGCCGTTCTTCGTCGCCTACGCACAGGTTGTACTTGACTACGGGGTCGCGTTCGCGGCTGTAGGGCTCGCCGGTCTGGGATCGGGAGTGTACAAGCGCGCGGTGCTTGCGAACCCCAAGACCGGCCTTGTTGCAGCGCTACCGTTCATCTTGTTGGGCGGGGTCGGGCGCTTTGGCGCGGCGTGGCTGTCCGGCGTGATCTTCTTTGGGCAGAACGCGCCAGCCGGCCAGGCCGTGTGGCTGTACTCGCTGGTCTACAACCTGAGCTACCTCGTGCCCTCGCTGATCCTTTGCATCGTTGGCGCCGCCCTCGTGCTTCCGGCCCTTGAGACGGCCGTCCCTTCGACGCCGCGCGTGGCGGTGCCGACATTGTGA
- a CDS encoding transcription antitermination factor NusB, which translates to MTASMARRAALDVVARVRERTGYAHEVLDARLRSSKLSSSDAGLATRLAYGTLQTEGTLDEVLDRYLEGKKLEPRVRDALRLSAYEILFMHTPSRAAVHQGVELVRGLRPQAAGMANAVLRRASEDAETFPWGDPETDTAALARLYGHPLWLTEMWVDELGREHAAEMLAANNEPAPLYVAINPFAPDRGAVSGALQKDGTAVVSCPVPGCFELAEGAAAVNGSAIRDGIALVTDASAQFVAGLVPALPGSSIVEIGSGRGTKTMLIQGRAISAGGPAEIYAVDLHEFKAHLLEQRLERFGVPGVHALIGDARDIAAIPGIPAPAGVDVAFIDAPCSGLGTLRRHPEKRWRVAAADIEALGSLGGELLAQAASLVRSGGVVVYSTCTVARRENAEVVESFLATELGGEFRLEMLGDGVPEVWRQFITAEGYFSSFPVSGAPDGHFAARLVRDASAR; encoded by the coding sequence ACTGCGCAGCTCCAAGCTGTCGTCCTCAGATGCCGGTCTGGCCACGCGCTTGGCGTACGGCACGCTGCAGACTGAGGGCACGCTCGACGAGGTTCTCGACCGCTATCTGGAAGGCAAGAAGCTGGAACCGCGCGTGCGAGATGCACTGCGCCTCTCGGCATACGAGATCCTGTTCATGCACACGCCATCACGCGCTGCGGTTCACCAGGGCGTCGAACTCGTTCGCGGCCTGCGGCCTCAGGCCGCCGGCATGGCCAATGCCGTGCTTCGCCGAGCAAGCGAAGACGCCGAGACCTTCCCGTGGGGCGATCCGGAGACCGACACCGCTGCCTTGGCGCGGCTGTACGGCCACCCGCTCTGGCTCACTGAGATGTGGGTCGACGAGCTGGGCCGGGAACACGCTGCGGAGATGCTGGCGGCGAACAACGAGCCCGCGCCGCTCTACGTCGCGATCAATCCTTTCGCCCCAGACCGAGGCGCAGTAAGCGGTGCCCTGCAGAAGGACGGAACGGCCGTCGTCTCCTGTCCGGTCCCCGGCTGCTTCGAGCTTGCCGAGGGCGCCGCCGCCGTGAACGGCTCGGCGATTCGCGACGGCATTGCGCTGGTCACGGATGCCTCGGCGCAGTTTGTTGCGGGACTCGTGCCGGCGCTTCCGGGCTCGAGCATCGTCGAGATCGGTTCTGGCCGAGGCACCAAGACGATGCTGATCCAAGGCCGGGCCATCTCGGCGGGCGGCCCCGCTGAGATCTACGCGGTCGACCTGCACGAGTTCAAGGCTCACCTACTCGAACAGCGGCTCGAACGATTTGGAGTGCCCGGCGTGCACGCGCTGATTGGCGACGCACGAGATATCGCCGCGATTCCGGGCATTCCGGCGCCAGCAGGAGTTGACGTGGCGTTCATCGACGCACCCTGCAGCGGGCTGGGCACGCTTCGCCGGCATCCCGAGAAGCGCTGGCGAGTGGCAGCGGCCGATATCGAGGCGTTGGGTTCGCTCGGCGGGGAGCTGCTGGCGCAGGCGGCCTCGCTTGTTCGTTCAGGGGGTGTTGTGGTGTACTCCACTTGCACGGTCGCCCGGCGTGAGAACGCCGAGGTCGTGGAGTCGTTCTTGGCGACCGAGCTTGGAGGGGAGTTCCGCCTCGAAATGCTCGGCGACGGCGTTCCCGAGGTCTGGCGGCAGTTCATCACCGCTGAGGGGTACTTCAGTTCGTTCCCGGTCTCCGGAGCCCCTGATGGTCACTTTGCGGCCCGACTCGTGCGCGATGCCAGCGCACGCTGA
- the rpmB gene encoding 50S ribosomal protein L28, producing the protein MSQVCAVCGKHPVAGRNVSHSHRVTNRVFRPNIQRVTAVLNGHVKKVNVCTKCMKAGKVTRA; encoded by the coding sequence ATGTCTCAGGTTTGCGCAGTTTGCGGTAAGCACCCGGTCGCTGGCCGCAACGTCAGCCACTCGCACCGCGTGACCAACCGCGTCTTTCGTCCCAACATTCAGCGTGTGACGGCGGTCCTGAACGGTCACGTCAAGAAGGTCAACGTGTGCACCAAGTGCATGAAGGCCGGCAAGGTCACCCGCGCCTAG
- a CDS encoding zinc ribbon domain-containing protein encodes MPAYDFKCTECAETFEVTRPMNAKDDVCCPSCGAPARKVFSPVGVAFKGTGFHNTDYRPRPKEEGSEATPKTEAPACPAKTEGSSTCAECPAAS; translated from the coding sequence ATGCCCGCATATGACTTCAAGTGCACCGAGTGCGCCGAGACGTTCGAGGTCACGCGCCCGATGAACGCCAAAGACGACGTCTGCTGCCCGTCATGTGGCGCACCAGCGCGCAAGGTCTTCTCCCCCGTCGGTGTCGCATTCAAAGGTACCGGGTTCCACAACACCGACTACCGGCCTCGTCCCAAAGAAGAGGGTTCCGAGGCAACTCCCAAGACGGAGGCGCCGGCCTGCCCGGCCAAGACCGAGGGATCGTCCACCTGCGCCGAGTGCCCCGCAGCAAGTTGA
- a CDS encoding DAK2 domain-containing protein: MTASRYLALVSTAAQALKDRKEEVNRLNVFPVPDGDTGTNMSLTMDVVVAEVAKLGPDVDAEALCHAITHGSLMGARGNSGVILSQILRGLCEGVDGAEIYDTEVLAASLERSVTVAFQAVRKPVEGTILTVLRDTAEAARSLADADVALEEALSSASAAAFESVRRTPELLPVLKDNGVVDAGGFGLAILFEGFVAAALGQEIQIADVSMAAGGLKVVPVDDWDDSEYLYCTEFLLFGPEIKAEEIHDFVASVGGSELVVGADGEFKVHVHTNDPGSVLAHMTSVGEIAEVHIHNMRRQAETRDAIIAAEPDESALGERKPLGFVAVAAGEGLVQILKSLGVDEVVSGGQTMNPSTADLAEAIRRVHAEKVVVLPNNKNIIMAATAAASIADKPVAVVQTTSVPQSFAALLAGDEDGDLDSIVAAMTEAAESVRTGEVTTAVKDAKGKVGAIKAGQVIGIVDHEIEVVGDNVDEVATRLAEILLDGGEETLTLLAGEGFSDEQLCALAARIAEVHDDVDIETHRGEQPLYPIIMAAE, translated from the coding sequence ATGACCGCATCTCGATACCTTGCGCTCGTGTCCACCGCTGCGCAGGCGCTCAAAGACCGAAAAGAAGAGGTCAACCGACTCAACGTATTCCCGGTGCCCGACGGGGACACGGGCACCAATATGTCCCTGACGATGGACGTGGTCGTCGCTGAGGTCGCCAAGCTGGGCCCTGACGTCGATGCCGAGGCGTTGTGCCACGCGATCACCCACGGGTCTCTCATGGGCGCTCGCGGTAACTCGGGAGTCATCCTGAGCCAGATTCTGAGAGGCCTGTGCGAGGGCGTCGACGGTGCCGAGATCTACGACACCGAAGTCTTGGCCGCTTCACTGGAGCGCTCGGTCACCGTTGCCTTCCAGGCCGTCCGAAAGCCGGTGGAGGGCACCATCCTTACCGTGCTTCGCGATACCGCTGAGGCGGCGCGCAGTCTGGCAGATGCCGATGTGGCACTCGAAGAAGCACTGTCCAGCGCAAGTGCCGCCGCCTTTGAGTCCGTGCGACGGACGCCTGAGCTTCTGCCCGTGCTCAAGGACAACGGAGTCGTGGACGCGGGCGGCTTTGGGCTCGCGATCCTCTTCGAGGGCTTCGTGGCGGCGGCGCTCGGCCAGGAGATCCAGATTGCCGACGTCTCGATGGCCGCAGGTGGCCTCAAGGTCGTGCCCGTCGACGACTGGGACGACAGCGAGTATCTCTACTGCACCGAGTTCCTGCTCTTCGGACCCGAGATCAAGGCCGAGGAGATTCACGACTTCGTCGCCTCAGTTGGTGGGAGCGAGCTCGTTGTCGGAGCCGATGGCGAGTTTAAGGTCCACGTTCACACCAACGACCCCGGCTCGGTGCTCGCGCACATGACGTCGGTGGGCGAGATCGCCGAGGTCCACATCCACAACATGCGCCGCCAAGCCGAGACGCGCGATGCGATCATCGCAGCCGAGCCGGACGAGTCGGCACTCGGCGAGCGCAAGCCGCTCGGGTTTGTCGCCGTCGCGGCGGGCGAGGGCCTCGTTCAGATTCTGAAGTCCCTCGGGGTAGACGAGGTCGTCTCGGGCGGGCAGACCATGAATCCCTCGACCGCCGATCTGGCCGAGGCGATTCGTCGAGTGCATGCCGAGAAGGTCGTTGTGCTCCCCAACAACAAGAACATCATCATGGCGGCCACGGCTGCTGCGTCCATCGCAGACAAGCCCGTCGCGGTGGTGCAGACCACGTCGGTCCCCCAGTCGTTCGCCGCACTGTTGGCTGGGGACGAGGACGGCGACCTGGACTCCATCGTCGCGGCGATGACGGAGGCCGCCGAGAGTGTGCGCACCGGCGAGGTCACGACCGCCGTCAAGGACGCCAAGGGCAAGGTCGGCGCCATCAAAGCAGGCCAGGTCATCGGCATCGTCGACCACGAGATCGAGGTTGTCGGCGACAACGTCGACGAAGTCGCAACCAGGCTTGCCGAGATACTCCTTGACGGGGGAGAAGAGACACTGACCCTCCTTGCGGGCGAGGGCTTCTCCGACGAGCAGCTTTGCGCTCTGGCCGCTCGCATCGCAGAAGTGCACGACGACGTCGACATCGAAACGCACCGCGGCGAGCAGCCGCTCTACCCGATCATCATGGCCGCCGAGTAG
- a CDS encoding thiamine diphosphokinase, with translation MKALLVAAAPVSGSVPLVAQLASGSDLVIAVDGGGGVCLDAGVTPDVVLGDFDSLPAEQLEWLRSQGTRVVEFSAKKDATDLELALTEARAAGATRVVVTCATAGRLDHTLAVMGALARSADLRPTIVEPQLAAWVLCTDARCELRLGLPGTTLSLVALIGSAVVSATGVEWPLDRAMLSPLSGLGVSNVVTSDDGCVVTVHEGVLLVLAPQFAGAQSGAP, from the coding sequence GTGAAGGCACTCTTGGTCGCTGCAGCGCCGGTTTCCGGGTCGGTGCCCCTTGTCGCGCAACTTGCCTCCGGGAGCGACTTGGTTATCGCTGTGGATGGCGGCGGCGGCGTGTGCTTGGACGCCGGCGTTACCCCCGACGTCGTCCTTGGTGACTTCGATTCCTTGCCCGCCGAGCAGCTGGAGTGGCTCCGATCGCAGGGTACTCGCGTGGTCGAGTTCTCGGCCAAGAAGGACGCGACGGACCTGGAGCTCGCCCTGACAGAGGCACGAGCCGCCGGCGCCACGCGGGTGGTCGTCACGTGCGCGACAGCTGGACGTCTCGATCACACCCTCGCCGTCATGGGAGCGCTGGCACGCTCGGCGGACCTGCGACCTACGATCGTCGAGCCACAGCTGGCGGCGTGGGTGCTGTGTACCGACGCCCGCTGCGAGCTGCGACTGGGCCTGCCCGGGACCACGTTGTCACTGGTTGCGCTGATCGGCTCGGCGGTGGTCTCGGCAACCGGCGTGGAGTGGCCGCTGGATCGGGCGATGCTGTCCCCGTTGTCGGGGCTTGGCGTGAGCAACGTCGTGACCAGCGACGACGGCTGCGTTGTGACCGTCCACGAGGGCGTCCTGCTGGTACTCGCTCCGCAGTTTGCGGGCGCGCAGTCGGGCGCACCGTGA